The following proteins come from a genomic window of Lachnoclostridium phytofermentans ISDg:
- a CDS encoding peptidoglycan-binding protein gives MANGDNASVTLAKIRAGTAYFQQDSTTYSDELKAVQKALYLYGYCPGGAPDGYFGSGMLGAVKGFQNENGLLNDGLFGQSSLTKLEAWSGTIYGTPTATPSLDQVRNGLDYYHSGDTGTPVTTIRTLLNNKGYTCASTGSYDADLVNVVKSFQTAMGLSSDGSAGQGTLAALEDTISDTAWLSSGTVNLTAGKLARVGFKNILLRRDIVTLLNNALNTHSINTKEKVKQFLAQCKAETDSGASLVEYIYRPGTTGTASYAPYYGAGFLQLTWSDAYTQYKAYKGDSKILSPGEYATQHVAIAYPGDSAGWFWNTYKSFNNNSVVDWSGTAQSICTTLTTKITGSSSGATTRYNNYQQISNVLK, from the coding sequence ATGGCAAATGGAGACAATGCCAGTGTAACACTGGCAAAGATTCGCGCGGGTACAGCATATTTTCAACAGGACTCTACCACGTATAGCGATGAACTTAAGGCAGTTCAAAAGGCTCTGTATTTGTACGGCTATTGTCCAGGAGGAGCTCCTGATGGATACTTTGGATCAGGTATGCTCGGTGCAGTAAAGGGATTCCAAAACGAAAATGGTCTACTCAATGACGGTCTTTTTGGCCAAAGTAGTCTAACAAAGCTGGAAGCTTGGTCTGGCACTATCTATGGTACTCCGACTGCAACACCATCTCTTGATCAAGTTCGAAATGGTCTGGACTATTATCATTCCGGGGACACTGGGACTCCAGTTACCACTATCCGCACTTTATTGAACAATAAGGGTTACACTTGCGCTTCTACTGGTAGCTATGATGCCGATCTGGTGAACGTTGTCAAGAGCTTCCAGACCGCTATGGGATTAAGTTCTGACGGCTCTGCAGGTCAGGGTACTCTTGCAGCTTTAGAAGATACTATCTCTGATACCGCTTGGCTGTCCTCTGGAACTGTAAATCTTACTGCGGGTAAGTTGGCTAGGGTAGGATTCAAGAACATTCTATTGCGCAGAGATATTGTGACACTTCTAAACAATGCTCTCAATACTCATAGTATTAATACCAAAGAGAAGGTAAAGCAGTTTTTAGCGCAGTGTAAGGCAGAAACAGACTCAGGTGCGTCGCTGGTGGAATATATTTATAGACCTGGAACAACGGGTACTGCGAGCTATGCACCTTATTATGGAGCCGGATTTCTACAACTTACATGGTCTGATGCATATACTCAATACAAGGCATATAAGGGTGATTCAAAAATTTTGTCTCCTGGCGAATATGCTACACAGCATGTGGCTATCGCATACCCTGGAGATAGCGCTGGATGGTTTTGGAATACGTATAAGTCTTTTAATAACAACTCCGTTGTTGACTGGTCTGGAACTGCTCAGAGCATCTGTACTACTCTGACTACTAAAATCACCGGAAGCTCTTCTGGAGCAACAACTAGATATAATAATTATCAGCAAATTAGTAATGTATTGAAATAA
- a CDS encoding XAC2610-related protein, whose product MNLLKKSYLAFILIILLTVLQTGCATTEAEFQTDRNKNSNMKNSILHDVIVTPSEALDENEFESSPGIVEGDLVISLYYGNIDTVDGKVLYKIATKQMGEDRYVIDLEFYDNNSKELTQQLSYTLRDDFMPETVHNPLETADVNNDGSYDIIIDLGIYGKIKLALCYIYDPNQKGYIQLTGFDELMTPHYNAGYIYEELRGEFNEYGRNKYRVDGTKLVLVASLHATYGGSPNPIYTEKVLIDGKMVTTKKNVSAKEIDIKEWGCSLP is encoded by the coding sequence ATGAATTTACTAAAAAAATCTTATTTGGCTTTTATTCTAATAATCTTACTAACCGTATTACAAACTGGCTGCGCGACCACCGAGGCAGAGTTTCAAACTGACAGAAATAAAAATAGCAACATGAAAAATTCAATTTTACATGATGTAATTGTTACTCCATCTGAAGCCTTGGATGAGAACGAATTTGAAAGTTCTCCAGGGATTGTAGAAGGTGACCTCGTTATCTCACTCTACTATGGAAATATTGACACTGTAGATGGAAAAGTTTTATATAAGATTGCAACTAAACAAATGGGGGAAGATCGATACGTTATCGACTTGGAATTTTATGATAACAATTCAAAAGAGCTTACTCAGCAACTATCGTATACTTTACGTGATGATTTTATGCCTGAGACCGTACATAATCCACTTGAAACCGCCGATGTAAACAATGATGGTAGCTATGATATCATTATAGATTTAGGTATTTATGGTAAAATTAAGCTTGCATTATGTTACATATATGACCCCAATCAGAAGGGCTATATTCAGTTGACCGGTTTTGATGAATTGATGACTCCACACTATAATGCAGGCTATATCTATGAGGAACTGAGAGGTGAATTTAATGAATATGGTAGAAATAAATACCGGGTCGATGGAACTAAGTTAGTTCTTGTGGCAAGCCTTCATGCAACTTATGGAGGCTCTCCAAATCCCATATACACGGAAAAAGTCCTAATTGATGGGAAGATGGTTACTACAAAAAAGAATGTGTCTGCAAAGGAGATTGATATCAAAGAATGGGGTTGTTCTCTACCATAA
- a CDS encoding ISL3 family transposase: MHSNCTRNLLDLKDVYIKKVMHADHYVKIFIETSPSLHICPDCGNQTKRIHDYRYQEIKDLPFQMKHTYLVLKKRRYVCQCGKRFTEKYHFLPSYQQRTLRLSYKIIDLLRILINIKSVAEITNVSVNTVTRLLDTINYSVPSLPECISIDEFKGDTDAGKYQCILLDAKKRSILDILPDRTQSHLSAYFKETSRAERHRVKFFVCDMWQPYVDLAKAYFPNATIIIDKYHFIRYVTWAIENVRKRLQKTMSANLRKYYKRSRKLILTRYAKLKDENKKACDLMLLYNDDLRVAHNLKEWFYGICQSEKYSYQRTAFWDWVKTAEKSGIPEFENCAKTYRNWSKGILNAFKYKYTNGPTEGYNNKIKVLKRLSFGMRNFNRFRTRIIHCTI; this comes from the coding sequence ATGCACTCTAATTGTACCAGAAATCTTTTAGATTTAAAAGATGTTTATATCAAAAAGGTTATGCATGCTGATCACTATGTAAAGATATTCATTGAAACATCTCCTTCTTTACATATTTGCCCTGACTGCGGTAATCAAACCAAACGCATTCATGATTACCGTTATCAAGAAATTAAGGATCTGCCATTTCAAATGAAGCATACATATTTGGTCCTTAAGAAAAGGCGCTATGTCTGCCAGTGTGGTAAAAGATTTACGGAAAAATATCATTTCCTTCCCTCTTATCAACAGCGTACTTTACGATTATCTTACAAGATTATAGACCTACTCAGAATTCTTATAAATATCAAGTCCGTTGCTGAAATAACGAATGTATCGGTAAATACTGTTACCCGCCTTTTAGACACCATTAACTATTCCGTTCCCTCTCTTCCAGAGTGTATCTCAATTGATGAGTTCAAGGGAGATACGGATGCAGGAAAATACCAATGTATTCTTTTGGATGCCAAGAAACGTAGCATTCTAGATATCCTACCGGACAGAACGCAGAGCCATTTAAGTGCCTATTTTAAAGAAACAAGCCGAGCAGAGCGTCACCGTGTGAAGTTCTTCGTTTGTGACATGTGGCAGCCTTACGTGGACTTAGCAAAAGCTTATTTCCCTAATGCCACAATCATTATCGACAAATATCATTTCATCCGGTATGTTACATGGGCAATTGAAAATGTAAGGAAAAGACTCCAGAAAACAATGTCAGCAAACCTCAGAAAATACTACAAACGTAGCCGAAAGCTAATACTAACTCGCTACGCTAAGCTTAAGGATGAAAACAAGAAAGCATGCGACCTTATGTTGCTTTACAATGATGACTTGAGAGTAGCTCACAATCTTAAAGAATGGTTCTATGGTATTTGCCAAAGCGAAAAGTATTCTTATCAACGAACAGCTTTCTGGGATTGGGTTAAAACAGCTGAAAAATCAGGAATACCTGAATTTGAGAACTGCGCCAAAACCTATAGAAACTGGTCAAAAGGTATATTAAATGCCTTTAAATATAAATATACAAATGGACCTACCGAAGGCTACAATAACAAAATCAAGGTACTGAAAAGATTATCTTTTGGAATGCGTAACTTCAATAGATTCCGAACAAGAATTATACACTGCACTATCTAA
- a CDS encoding IS1182 family transposase translates to MTSNLKYQKDYTTFQDSYQLVLPLNLDGLIPEDDSVRLLSHVLEGLDYTELYKAYSSKGRKPALEPITMFKILVYAYSQNIYSSRGIEKACRRDINFRWLLGGADAPDHSTIDRFRQRYAISAVETLFYQFVNLLHGTGEIRYENVFIDGTKIEANANRYSFVWKKTIMKNEAKMHIKVQELIQMINTDYVQSFSFSADNAFTDITSVVTFLDQKCRTEKIEFVYGSGKRPKHLQKQYEQMKEYQDRQKKYDLSKQTFQGRNSYSRTDNDATFMHMKEGHMRNGQLKPGYNLQIGVEAEYITGVGVFSERNDLNTLKPMLQHMEEMSGHRYRNVIADSGYESEEGYLYLEEKGQTAYIKPQTYEKWKKRSFKNDISKRENMSYDPIKDQYTCHNGQKLTYQYTGHRKSASGYVSDVSYYKCQDCTGCTFKEKCTKSQGNRKLQVSKLFIAKRQVSYENIISEKGTELRMNRSIQVEGAFGVLKNDYKYNRFLTRGKTSVKTEFLFLVFGYDINKLHAKIQNGRLGHQLHPLKETA, encoded by the coding sequence ATGACTAGTAACTTAAAATACCAGAAAGATTATACTACTTTTCAGGATTCTTATCAACTGGTATTGCCATTAAATCTGGACGGTCTAATTCCAGAGGATGACTCGGTACGATTGCTAAGCCATGTATTGGAGGGACTCGATTATACAGAACTGTATAAGGCTTATTCTTCGAAAGGAAGAAAACCTGCACTCGAACCGATAACTATGTTTAAGATTCTTGTTTACGCATACTCACAAAATATCTACTCCAGCCGTGGGATTGAGAAAGCCTGTAGACGCGATATCAACTTCCGATGGCTTCTTGGAGGTGCTGATGCTCCAGACCATTCCACTATCGATCGGTTCCGTCAGAGATACGCTATTTCTGCAGTTGAAACACTATTCTATCAGTTTGTAAATCTGCTTCATGGAACTGGTGAGATAAGATATGAAAACGTCTTTATTGATGGAACAAAAATTGAAGCAAATGCAAACCGCTACTCTTTTGTCTGGAAGAAAACCATCATGAAGAACGAAGCTAAGATGCACATAAAAGTACAAGAACTAATCCAGATGATTAATACTGACTATGTCCAGAGTTTCTCGTTTTCAGCAGATAATGCGTTTACTGATATCACCTCGGTAGTGACATTTCTTGATCAGAAATGCAGAACTGAAAAGATTGAGTTTGTCTATGGGAGTGGGAAACGGCCAAAACATCTTCAGAAACAGTACGAACAGATGAAGGAATATCAGGACCGGCAGAAAAAGTATGACCTGAGTAAGCAGACTTTTCAGGGAAGAAACAGCTACTCCAGAACGGATAATGACGCTACTTTTATGCACATGAAGGAAGGCCATATGAGAAATGGTCAGCTCAAACCTGGTTATAATCTTCAGATTGGTGTCGAGGCAGAGTACATCACAGGAGTTGGCGTATTTTCTGAACGGAATGATCTGAATACTCTGAAACCAATGCTTCAGCATATGGAAGAAATGAGTGGACACCGCTATAGAAATGTGATTGCAGATTCTGGGTATGAAAGTGAAGAAGGTTATCTTTACCTGGAAGAGAAAGGACAAACTGCATACATCAAGCCACAAACTTATGAAAAATGGAAGAAACGCAGTTTCAAGAATGATATCAGTAAGCGTGAAAATATGTCCTATGATCCAATCAAAGATCAATACACCTGTCATAATGGTCAGAAATTGACTTATCAATATACTGGACATAGAAAAAGTGCAAGTGGATATGTTTCGGATGTGAGCTATTATAAGTGCCAAGACTGTACGGGATGTACATTCAAAGAAAAATGTACGAAAAGCCAGGGAAACCGAAAGTTACAAGTATCGAAGTTGTTCATTGCAAAACGACAGGTATCCTATGAAAACATCATCTCTGAAAAAGGAACGGAGCTACGGATGAACCGTTCGATTCAGGTAGAAGGCGCTTTTGGAGTATTGAAAAATGATTATAAATACAATAGATTTCTTACCCGCGGCAAAACCAGTGTAAAAACTGAGTTTCTTTTCCTTGTCTTTGGATACGACATCAACAAACTGCATGCAAAAATCCAAAATGGACGACTTGGCCATCAGCTACATCCGTTAAAAGAAACTGCATAA
- a CDS encoding peptidoglycan-binding protein produces the protein MADWDNSRFTYAQVLQGGTGVYYQMDDKLRYADGVKTMQEKLNKAGYNCGTADGKFGSTTDSKVRSFQTANSLTVDGCAGKNTLTKLDAITSGTTPPTSMNATKVDNLINYCKDATADGTIAKRWGYVWGGSGEVYTDDVAKQLYTVHNTTLYDYTYYTVTQINLWKNHRVVDCSGLLRAYLTDKKISLESPVGNYNADKFYTSECSTKAVLTSADYATLPKGCLVFEDKAGSKVHVGVCIGNGKVIHSSGSSIGVVEENLSSRFTHYGIPKFLC, from the coding sequence ATGGCAGATTGGGATAATTCTAGATTTACTTATGCACAGGTTTTACAAGGTGGTACCGGAGTATATTATCAAATGGATGATAAACTTCGCTATGCTGATGGTGTAAAAACTATGCAAGAGAAACTTAATAAAGCGGGATATAATTGCGGAACAGCTGATGGAAAATTTGGTTCTACCACTGATAGTAAAGTAAGAAGCTTTCAAACAGCGAATAGCCTTACTGTAGATGGCTGTGCCGGTAAAAACACACTTACGAAACTTGATGCAATTACATCTGGTACAACACCTCCAACATCTATGAATGCAACTAAAGTAGATAATTTAATTAATTATTGTAAAGATGCAACTGCCGATGGAACTATAGCAAAAAGATGGGGATATGTATGGGGAGGAAGTGGTGAGGTTTATACAGATGATGTTGCTAAACAGTTATATACTGTACATAATACAACCCTTTACGATTATACTTACTATACAGTAACACAAATTAATCTTTGGAAAAATCATAGGGTTGTAGATTGTAGTGGTTTACTAAGAGCATATCTCACAGATAAAAAAATCTCACTTGAGTCCCCTGTTGGAAATTATAATGCAGACAAATTTTATACAAGTGAGTGTTCAACAAAGGCTGTTTTAACAAGTGCAGATTATGCAACATTACCAAAAGGTTGTTTAGTATTTGAAGATAAAGCCGGTAGTAAAGTTCATGTTGGAGTGTGCATTGGAAATGGAAAAGTTATTCATTCTTCAGGATCTTCTATTGGTGTAGTAGAAGAAAATCTCTCTTCACGCTTTACCCATTATGGAATACCTAAGTTTCTATGCTAA
- a CDS encoding DUF1349 domain-containing protein, with translation MHIYAPAKTDYFVNPADGKVVTDAPFFYKEVEGDFILRAKVSHDFVSTYDACVLLALENEKLWAKACFEYTDLGTHSVVTVMTNERSDDANGVDVDGDEVWLQLSRKDNLFAIHYSLDGKEFKMARLCHLPMQKKIKVGLEAQSPTGDGGSRRFSNVSLELRSLEDIRNGN, from the coding sequence ATACATATTTATGCACCTGCTAAAACTGATTATTTTGTAAATCCAGCTGATGGAAAAGTTGTGACGGATGCGCCATTTTTCTATAAGGAAGTTGAAGGAGATTTTATTCTGAGAGCAAAGGTAAGCCATGATTTCGTTTCAACTTATGACGCATGCGTATTACTTGCGTTAGAAAACGAAAAGCTTTGGGCGAAGGCTTGCTTTGAGTATACAGACTTAGGTACTCATTCTGTTGTTACCGTTATGACAAATGAGAGATCGGACGATGCCAATGGTGTCGATGTGGATGGAGATGAAGTCTGGCTTCAGTTAAGCCGTAAGGATAATCTCTTTGCGATTCATTATTCGCTGGATGGAAAAGAATTTAAGATGGCTAGACTTTGTCATCTTCCAATGCAGAAAAAAATTAAAGTAGGGTTAGAAGCACAATCACCAACCGGAGATGGTGGATCAAGAAGATTTTCTAATGTTTCCCTAGAATTAAGGAGCCTTGAAGATATCCGCAATGGAAATTAG
- a CDS encoding TetR/AcrR family transcriptional regulator has translation MRRIKEPEVRKSEILDAAQKLFAEKGYSKTTVTDILNVHGLSKGVFYYYFKSKEEVMDAIIQRIVDAEVEGAKRIVSSPDLTPPQKLCAILLGQGQTEENVKSKEDMIDQFHMAENAEMHQKSMVQSVKQLVPVIAEIISQDKKIFKTDYPQETVAFFLAAGQFIFDQGLFQWNEEELSKLVMAFVELIEKTLGVSFTCGGKKARGCKRYCSSCSSIICRGSSDFRRHPLWDYGCANCYRI, from the coding sequence ATGCGTCGCATAAAAGAGCCGGAAGTAAGAAAAAGTGAGATATTGGACGCAGCACAAAAGTTGTTCGCTGAAAAAGGATATTCTAAGACGACCGTTACCGATATATTGAATGTGCATGGCTTATCCAAAGGTGTGTTTTATTACTATTTCAAATCCAAAGAAGAAGTCATGGACGCTATTATTCAGCGAATCGTTGATGCCGAGGTCGAGGGTGCAAAAAGAATTGTGTCGAGCCCAGATTTGACACCACCGCAAAAGCTGTGCGCAATTTTATTGGGCCAAGGTCAGACCGAGGAGAATGTAAAAAGCAAGGAAGATATGATTGATCAATTCCATATGGCAGAAAATGCTGAAATGCATCAAAAAAGTATGGTACAGTCCGTGAAGCAACTTGTGCCTGTTATTGCCGAAATCATTTCTCAGGATAAAAAAATCTTTAAGACCGATTATCCTCAGGAAACAGTAGCGTTTTTTTTAGCAGCGGGGCAATTCATATTTGATCAGGGATTATTTCAATGGAATGAAGAAGAACTTTCTAAACTTGTTATGGCTTTTGTTGAATTGATTGAAAAGACATTGGGCGTTTCCTTTACTTGTGGAGGAAAAAAAGCTAGAGGGTGCAAACGGTATTGTTCAAGCTGTTCAAGCATTATCTGCCGTGGCAGCTCCGATTTTAGGCGGCATCCTCTATGGGATTATGGGTGTGCAAACTGTTATCGTATTTAG
- a CDS encoding MFS transporter, with product MVQAVQALSAVAAPILGGILYGIMGVQTVIVFSCCSFFISAVMEIFIKIPFIKREQTEHIIPTIAKDMKEGFAYVIKQKFILKVGVIAVLLNLILSPYFLVGAPIILRVTMQSSDTLYGVGMGLINFATILGALSIGYFAKKMRLKKLYYWILAAALMMIPMVLSLMPFMQGLGYYPAFIVFMLGAIPIAASMTIISIYIITKVQKVTPNELLGKVMAIMMSVAQCVAPLGQILYGMIFEIWSAQVFIPTFVVSALTLLLTVLTKRLLKNEEEPA from the coding sequence ATTGTTCAAGCTGTTCAAGCATTATCTGCCGTGGCAGCTCCGATTTTAGGCGGCATCCTCTATGGGATTATGGGTGTGCAAACTGTTATCGTATTTAGCTGTTGTTCCTTTTTCATATCAGCCGTCATGGAGATTTTTATTAAAATACCGTTTATAAAAAGAGAACAGACGGAACATATTATACCGACCATTGCAAAGGATATGAAAGAGGGTTTTGCATACGTCATTAAACAGAAATTCATACTGAAGGTCGGCGTTATCGCCGTCTTGCTGAATCTAATTTTGTCTCCTTATTTCCTTGTGGGAGCCCCGATTATTCTCCGGGTTACTATGCAAAGCAGCGATACCTTATATGGTGTCGGCATGGGGCTCATTAACTTTGCCACGATATTAGGTGCGTTATCCATTGGGTATTTTGCGAAAAAAATGAGACTGAAAAAGCTGTACTACTGGATTCTTGCCGCCGCTTTGATGATGATACCTATGGTGTTATCCTTAATGCCGTTTATGCAAGGTCTTGGGTACTACCCGGCATTCATCGTATTTATGTTGGGTGCGATCCCAATAGCGGCAAGTATGACGATTATTTCAATCTATATCATTACAAAGGTTCAAAAGGTGACGCCAAATGAACTCCTTGGAAAAGTTATGGCAATTATGATGTCGGTTGCTCAATGTGTCGCACCACTGGGACAGATACTGTATGGCATGATCTTTGAGATATGGAGCGCGCAAGTATTCATTCCCACATTCGTTGTCAGCGCGCTGACACTTCTTCTAACTGTACTGACGAAGCGATTATTGAAAAATGAGGAGGAGCCGGCGTAA
- a CDS encoding ABC transporter permease, protein MIGRMLKKDLLRKRVITVTLFVFIMLAALLVAGAAGIITELFGSMDSLFEKSSVPHFMQMHAGEIDQPAIDSFVEERVDIVKNQQTVELLNINGANIILGNNENSEADSVMENAFVKQNVTFDFLQDTDNQILQMQDGEIVVPLYHKQQYNLHIGDTVRVTSGSFSMKFTIAAFVRDAQMNPSIITSKRFLVSDNDWNSLEEALGEIKYLIEFQLYDINRVGELESLYQSSGLPQKGTVVTYSLYRLMNSLADGIVAAVIILVGILLVAIAALCLRFTMLTAIEEDYREIGVMKAIGLNHKYIRKLYLTKYVAMAATAGICGYVLSRLISYVFTANITLYMGSAEKNIWSVMFPVAGAGLVIIAVAAFCRLVLRRFKHISAVEAIRTGSSRGGGRMRWGFKLHESKLPNVNVFLGVKEVLGHFQSYGLLCFVFVICSFLMIVPLNALNTIESPKFITYMGAGQCDIRIDLQQAGDMERRYNDMMGYIQNDNDIEKYSALITSTFQALSREGLYENIKVEIGDFTKFPLEYSSGSAPRLENDIALSVMNASEFQKSVGDTLTVLVNGEKRNLTVCGIYQDVTNGGKTAKAILPYDPDNILWYIANLDVKDGTDVPAKIKEYAAAFYPAKVTDMNDYMSQTLRGIVSQLELVVRFSLGLSIGIAVLITAMFIKMLTAKDSAPISIMRGLGFSLRHIRTQYITRVLFVLFIGILIGTLAAGTLGQRIVSVIIPGVTSLKFVINPLVAYILCPLLLAAAVTATIWISGISMKKMSDLRIVAE, encoded by the coding sequence ATGATAGGAAGAATGCTTAAAAAAGATTTATTAAGAAAGCGAGTAATCACCGTAACCTTATTTGTGTTTATCATGTTGGCAGCTCTGCTGGTTGCAGGAGCTGCTGGAATCATAACGGAGTTGTTCGGCTCTATGGACAGCTTGTTTGAGAAATCAAGCGTTCCTCATTTCATGCAAATGCACGCCGGAGAAATCGACCAACCGGCCATAGACAGTTTTGTCGAGGAAAGAGTAGATATAGTAAAAAACCAACAAACGGTTGAACTTCTCAACATAAACGGTGCGAATATCATATTGGGAAACAATGAAAACTCCGAAGCTGACAGCGTGATGGAAAACGCTTTTGTGAAACAAAATGTAACCTTTGACTTCTTACAGGATACAGACAATCAGATTTTACAGATGCAGGATGGGGAAATTGTCGTACCACTGTATCATAAACAACAGTATAATTTACATATTGGTGATACAGTCAGGGTCACAAGCGGCAGTTTCAGCATGAAATTTACCATTGCAGCCTTTGTTCGTGACGCACAGATGAATCCGTCTATTATTACCTCCAAACGCTTCTTAGTCAGTGATAATGACTGGAATTCTTTAGAGGAAGCTCTTGGGGAAATCAAATATCTTATTGAGTTTCAGCTATACGACATAAACCGCGTTGGTGAGCTTGAAAGCCTATATCAGTCTTCTGGCCTGCCGCAGAAAGGCACGGTTGTCACTTATTCTCTGTACAGGCTGATGAACAGCCTTGCGGACGGTATAGTCGCGGCGGTCATCATTCTCGTCGGTATTCTACTGGTCGCGATTGCTGCTCTATGTCTGCGTTTTACCATGTTAACAGCTATTGAGGAAGATTACCGGGAAATTGGAGTAATGAAAGCAATCGGTTTGAACCACAAATACATCCGAAAGCTGTACCTGACAAAGTATGTTGCAATGGCGGCAACAGCTGGCATTTGCGGTTATGTATTATCCCGCTTAATCAGCTATGTATTTACTGCCAATATTACGCTGTATATGGGAAGTGCCGAAAAAAACATCTGGAGTGTTATGTTCCCCGTTGCTGGCGCAGGGCTTGTTATCATAGCGGTCGCGGCCTTTTGCCGGTTAGTGCTGCGAAGATTTAAGCACATATCCGCAGTGGAAGCCATACGGACGGGAAGCTCGAGGGGAGGTGGCAGAATGCGGTGGGGCTTTAAACTCCACGAAAGTAAATTACCGAATGTAAATGTGTTCCTTGGCGTAAAAGAAGTTTTAGGGCACTTCCAGTCATACGGACTATTATGCTTTGTATTCGTTATCTGCTCCTTTCTGATGATTGTTCCTTTAAACGCATTAAACACCATTGAATCGCCGAAATTTATCACATATATGGGCGCGGGTCAATGTGACATTCGGATAGATTTACAGCAGGCTGGGGATATGGAACGGCGATATAACGATATGATGGGCTATATACAAAATGATAATGATATAGAAAAGTATTCCGCTCTTATCACCAGTACATTTCAGGCGCTAAGCAGGGAGGGATTATATGAAAATATAAAGGTGGAGATCGGGGATTTTACCAAGTTCCCGTTGGAGTATTCCAGTGGATCCGCGCCGAGGCTAGAAAATGATATTGCCCTTTCTGTTATGAATGCCAGTGAATTTCAAAAAAGCGTTGGGGATACGTTGACGGTATTGGTAAACGGCGAGAAACGGAATTTAACTGTCTGCGGTATTTATCAGGATGTGACCAATGGCGGCAAGACAGCCAAAGCCATCCTGCCTTATGACCCCGACAATATACTTTGGTATATCGCAAACCTGGACGTTAAGGATGGTACGGACGTTCCTGCAAAGATAAAAGAATACGCCGCAGCCTTTTATCCAGCTAAAGTTACTGATATGAACGATTATATGTCTCAAACATTGCGCGGTATTGTAAGCCAACTGGAACTGGTGGTGAGGTTCTCGCTAGGGCTATCCATAGGAATAGCCGTACTTATAACTGCTATGTTTATCAAAATGCTGACGGCAAAGGACTCTGCGCCAATATCCATCATGCGTGGGCTTGGCTTCTCTCTTAGACATATCAGGACGCAATACATTACTCGTGTACTGTTCGTCCTTTTTATAGGAATCTTAATTGGAACTTTGGCGGCGGGGACGCTTGGGCAGAGAATCGTAAGCGTGATTATTCCGGGGGTAACGAGCCTTAAGTTTGTAATCAATCCTCTTGTCGCTTACATTCTATGTCCCCTGTTGTTGGCGGCAGCGGTAACGGCTACCATATGGATCAGCGGTATTTCAATGAAAAAAATGAGCGACTTAAGGATAGTCGCAGAATAA